The Anaerotignum propionicum DSM 1682 sequence TGAAGACCTTGCCTTAGAGTTGAAAAAGGAGTACACTATTGTTATGGTAACGCATAACATGCAGCAGGCGGCACGAATTTCTGACAATACGGCGTTTTTCCTTTTGGGCGAAGTTGTGGAATTTGGCAAGACGGAGGAGCTGTTCTCCATGCCAAAGGATAAACGCACAGAGGATTATATTACAGGGAGGTTTGGCTGATTATGGTTAGAAGTCGTTTTGATTCACAGTTAGAACAACTTGATGTAGAGATGATAAAAATGGGTGCATTATGCGAAGAGGCAATTAACGCATCAATGAAAGCTTTTTTGGAAAATGACGAAGCTGCTGCCAAGGTGGCAACGGAGAAGGAAAGCGATATTGACCGTAAAGAAAGAGACATTGAAGCTTTATGTATGCGTCTTTTGCTTCAGCAGCAGCCTGTTGCAAGGGATTTGCGATTGATTTCTTCCGCACTGAAAATGATTTCTGATATGGAGCGTATTGGTGATCAGGCGGCGGATATTGCAGAAATTACTGCTTTCTTAAAAAATAATGACACGAAAAGCAAATTGCACATTCGGGATATGGCGGCAGCAGCTATAAAAATGGTAACGGAAAGTGTTGATTCCTTTGTAAACAAGGATTTAAAGCTTGCCAAAAGCGTTATGGAATATGATGATGTTTTAGATAATCTATTTGTTGAAGTAAAACAAGAATTGATTGACTTAATTGGCAAGGATAAGGCCAATGGTGAATTATGCATTGATTTAATTATGATTGCAAAATATCTGGAACGTATTGGTGACCATGCAACAAATATTGCTGAATGGGTTGAATACTCCATAACCGGATGTCATGTAAAAATGGGAATGGAAGAAGGGAATAAATGATAACATACGAAGAAATTAGAAAAGATGAAGGAATTCGCACATATATCAGAAAGGCTGATGAATCTTTGGCGGCATTGGGTTATACGGAGCATTCATTTGCTCATGTAACCAAGGTCGCTGAGTCGGTAAAGTACATTTTGGAAACTTTGGGCTATACGCCCCATGAAGTTGAGTTAGGGCAAATTGCGGGATATTTGCACGATATCGGAAATTTGGTAAATAGGGTGGATCACTCCCAAAGTGGAGCGGTTATGGCTTTTCGAATTCTGGATAATTTAGATATGGAGCCGGAGGATATTGCCACTGTGGTCACTGCCATCGGAAATCATGACGAAGGCACGGGAATTCCCGTGAATGCCATTGCAGCAGCGCTGATTCTGGCGGATAAATCCGATGTACGCAGAAGTCGTGTAAGAAATGAGGATAAAACCTCCTTTGATATTCATGACAGAGTAAATTATTCGGTTAGAAAAGCAGTTTTGAAAATCAATGAGGAACACTCAATTATTAAACTGAAGCTGACGGTAGATACCCATTATGGCTCTGTTATGGATTACTTTGAAATCTTTTTAGGGCGTATGATTTTATGCCGAAAGGCAGCGGAAATGTTAGGCTTGAACTTTAAGTTGATGATAAATGAGCAGTCTTTGGTCTGAAAGGGTGTTGCGCTTTGATTTATTTGGTTGAGGATGACAACAGTATACGAGAACTTGTGGCTTATACTTTACACAGTGCGGGCTTTGTTGCGGAAGGCTTTGAGAAACCCTCCGCTTTTTGGGCTGCAATAGAAAAGGAAATACCCTCTCTCATCTTACTGGATTTGATGTTGCCAGAGGAAGATGGAATCAGTATTTTGAAAAAGCTCCGGGCTTCTTCAAAGACAAAAAAAGTACCAATTATATTGTTGACAGCAAAAGGAAGCGAATTTGATAAGGTAATTGGACTTGACAACGGTGCAGATGATTACGTTGCCAAGCCTTTTGGCATGATGGAGCTTCTTGCCCGAGTGAAAGCTCTTTTACGTCGTGCAGAGGGGGAAGAGGAATCTTCAGAGCATACCCTGGGAGGGTTATCTGTCAGCCAAGCCCGCCACGAAGTAACGGTAGATGGAAAAGAGGTAATCTTAACACTTAAGGAATTTGAGCTTCTGAGCTTGCTGATAGAAAACAAAGGGAAGGTACTGACACGAGATCAATTGTTGAACAGTATTTGGGGATATGGATTTGATGGAGAAAACCGAACGATTGATGTGCATATACGGACCCTTCGCCAAAAATTAGGCGATTGGGGACAAAATATTGAAACGGTGCGGGGCGTTGGATATAAGATTGGAGGCAGTCTGTGACAAAACGCATTTTTCGAGCTATATTTGGAGTAGCTATGGTTATGATGTTGTCTGTTGTTGTGCTGGTATTGGGCATGATGTATTCTTATTTTTCAGTACAGCAGCAGGAAGATTTGCGCAATCAGGCAGTATACATTGGTGCAGGAGTTCAAAAGGGTGGATTGGCATATCTTGAGCAGATGCAAAATCCTACTGATCGAATCACATGGATTGATGGGAATGGCGTTGTTCTGTTTGACTCTAAGGCAAACCCAAACGATATGGAAAATCATAAGGAACGCTACGAAGTATCCTCTGCACTTACAAATGGAGAGGGATTCAGTCAACGATATTCAAGAACCCTTTCTGAGAAAACGGTATATTTTGCTCTGCGTTTGCAGGATGGAACCGTTATTCGCATCTCTACTTTAACAACTACACCTCTTGCCTTATTTTTCACCATGACACAGCCATTACTTCTCATTTTAGTTGCTGCAATTGTACTTTCTGTATTATTGGCTTTCCAAACTGCAAAAAAAATTACGAAACCAATCAATGATGTTGATTTGGAGCAGCCTGAGCTGGCAGTTGTTTATGATGAATTGACGCCGCTACTGAGGCGAATTGCTGTACAAAATAAGCAAATTCATCGGCAGATGCGGGAGTTAAAGTGCCAAAAACAGGAGTTTGATACAATAACCTCAAATATGCAGGAAGGACTTTTGGTTTTGGATGCCCAAGGAGATGTATTATCCTATAATATGGGTGCACTCCACCTTATGGGGATAAATGCGCCCAGAGGACATATAAGTGTGTTTCAGCTAAACCGCAGTGAAGGTTTTCGTCGTTCTGTTGAATCAGCACTATCAGGCAATCACTGGGAAGAGAAAATCCAGATAGGCGGCAGGTGCTGTCAACTGTTTGCCAATCCAGTGGTACAGGAAGATGACCTTGCAGGAGCAATTTTACTTTTTTTTGATGTGACTGAGCGGGAAGAGGGGGAAAAAATTCGCAGAGAATTTACAGCAAATGTTTCTCATGAGTTAAAAACACCGCTGACCTCAATATCTGGTTTTGCAGAAATTATGAAAAACGGGATGGTACAAGGGGAAGATGTGCCTAGATTTGCGGAAAAAATTTACGATGAGGCCCAAAGGTTGATTCAGTTAGTTCAAGACATTATAAAGCTTTCTAAATTGGACGAGAAACAAAATGGAATGGAAAAGGAGACTGTGGATTTAGCGGATTTAATACAACAGGTTGTAAAGCGATTGGAGCCAGTTGCTGAGAATAAAGGCGTAATATTCTCTGTATCCACTGTACCTGTCATTTTTAACGGAGTGAAACAGGTATTGCAGGAAATGATTTATAATCTTTGCGATAATGCAATTCAATATAACTATGAAAATGGAAAGGTTTCTATTTCTCTGGAAGATAATGAGAAAGAAGTTGCGATTACTGTTGCCGATACGGGTATGGGGATTGCTACGGTTAATCAATCTCGAGTGTTTGAGCGTTTCTATCGGGTGAATGAAAGCCGTTCCAAGGAAACTGAAGGAACAGGATTAGGACTTTCTATTGTGAAACATGGTGCAATTTTGCATAATGGAAAAATCAATCTAAAAAGTGAGCTAAAAAAGGGCACGACAATTACACTTGTTTTACCCAAATGAAGCATTTTCTTTGAAAAAGGGGAGTATCCTTAAGTTAATATTAACTTTTAGGGTGCTCTTATTTTTCATTTTTGTTTTTATTGCAATGCAAAAAGTAGTTACTCAATAAAAAAGTAAAATAACACTTGACTTTTTTGTTGAAAAGTAGTTTTATTGAAGATGCGTTTTCATGAAATAGCAGAAAGCATTAAAAACAGACTAAAATTTTGTTCATTATTATCGAGTATTTGAGTGACAATTAGCTTGCATGCGAAATAAATATGTGTTAGAATTACCCCATAAGTAGGGGTTTAGTAAAAAAGACAAAATATACGCTATTTTCATTTTTTAAAAAAAAGTAACGTGGTATACTGTATTCAAAATACTTCGTTGCTTTTTTGTCGGGGTGAAATAGATATGAAAAAACGTTGCTTTTTTGTTAAACAAAGGGATGAAAACCCTTAAGTCGTTTGTCATATTTTTTGAAAATGATTTTTGCGAATATAAAAAGAAGAGTATTTTGCTAATTGAAATTATGAAAAGGGGAGTAAATAATGAAGGGTTTTGAAAGCAATGTTCAATATATCAAATACTTAGTAAACAAAGAAGTAGCGCAACGCTTTTTTCATGGTACGCTGGATAAATCAATCAATTCATACAGAGAAATTGCAGAGGCCATAATTCCCGGTCCCAAGGCAATGTTTCGCTGTTGCATTTATAAAGAAAGACATATTATAGAAGAACGTGTGCGATTGGTTTTGGAGCCTTCTAAGGATAATCGGGTTATTAACGTATTGAGCTCAGCTTGTGACGAATGTCCTATTGACCGCTTTGTTGTAACAGAAGCATGTCGAGGCTGTTTGGGGCATAAATGTCAAGAGGTCTGTCCAAGGAATGCCATCACCATCGTAAATCATCGTTCTTATATTAATCAAGCTCTTTGCATTGAATGTGGACGCTGTAAGCAGGCTTGCCCCTTTAATGCCATCAGTGAGGTTAAAAGGCCTTGCATTCGTTCCTGTGCAGTGGGGGCAGTGCAAATCAATGAAGAGAAAAAAGCGTTTATTGACCACGAGAAATGTATTTCCTGCGGTGCCTGTGTGTATCAGTGTCCCTTTGGAGCAATTGTGGATAAACCCTTTGTTTTAAATGTTTTGGATTTAATTCAACACTCTTGGAACAATACAAACTATCATGTGTATGCAATTGTGGCACCTGCCATTGCCAGTCAGTTTCCTGCGGTGAAGCTGGGCCAGGTTTTTGCAGCCATAAAGGAATTAGGTTTTTACGATGTCATCGAAGCAGCAATCGGCGGTGACATGGTAGCTGTTGCAGAAGCCAAGGAGTTTGAAGAAACCATTGATGAAAAGGGATGGAAAACAACCTCTTGCTGCCCTGCCTTTGTGGATTATGTTCGTAGAAATTATCCGCAATTTATGGATCACGTTTCCACAACAGTATCTCCTATGATTGCCCTTGCTAGAGCAATCCGGGAAAAGGATAATAAAGCGAAGGTTGTGTTTATTGGTCCTTGTATTGCGAAAAAGGTTGAAATTAAACAAGAGGACTTGGTGGGTGCTGTTGATTATGTTATTACCTTTGAAGAGTTAATGGCAACCTTTGATGCAAAAGGCTTTGATTTGAAAGAGTTCGAAGAAAGAAATGCCGGTGAACCATCATACTTTGGACGTATTTTCGGGAGAACGGGAGGCGTTGCCGAAAGCGTTGTAAAGGTTGCAGCGATGGAAGGGATTGAAAAAGAAATCAAACCAATTCATTGTAACGGTATTGATGAATGTATTAAAAATATGAAGCTGGCTTCCTTCGGTAAGCTGAATGCCAATCTATTGGAGGGTATGGCGTGTAAGAATGGCTGTACCGGGGGTTCTGCATCCTTAACCCACGATCAAAAGGGTATTGAGCTTTTGAATCGCTATGGCAAGGAAGCAACCACAGAAAGTCCTTTCGAGGGTATGAACGGTTATGATTTGAGTGTAGTTAATATGGAAAGAGAATTTCATTTGAAAGAGAAATAAGAGGGACACTCACAGGGAGGTAAAATGAAAACAAAACAATTGGTTCTAACCGCAGTATTATTGGCAATGTGCATTGTTTTCCAAAGTATGAAAGGAATTTCTGTTTATCTGACTGGCTCTGCGGTGAATACAATATTGGTTATGGCAACTTTGGCAGTTGGAACTTCAAGCGGCATTTTTATTGCGGTAATGAGTCCCATAATTGCTTATTTCATGGGTTTTACACCCATTATGCAATTGGTTCCCCTCATGATATTTGTAGTTATGATTGGTAATTTAACTTTGGTTTTACTGGCTGGAAGAGGAAGAAAAGAGAAGCTTCCTGCTTGGCTTGCCCTTGGCGCTATTTTAAAGGCTGCTGTATTGTGGCTTTTGGTTTGGTATGCAGTGCTTCCCTTCTTTGGTGGGGCTATACCTGAGAAGATGGTGGGAGTTGTGAAGACAACGTTCTCAATGACTCAGTTTATAACAGCGGCTATTGGATGTGCCATTGCCTTTGTGATCCATACCAGAGTAAAGCATTTATATGTGACAGAATAGAATCATTTAATATTTAAAGAGGTGTGTATGTGAAATACGCACCTCTTTAAAAAAGCATGGCGTTTAACATATATATAATATTATTGATAGCGGAGGGTACATAAAGTTGTACCCTCTTTTTTGATTTCAGCAAGGCATATTTACACATAATTCCCATCAAGCTTGCGAACGTGAAGATTAATGGATGTGGTACAGCAAGGAATTCCAAAAACAAATATAAGAGAATTAAATTTTTGAGCATGTCCTTTCGAATAGAGATACAAATAATTTTTATTCCATAGGATATTCTTTGTTTACAGTATTCAATGAATTAAGATGCAACATATATACATTGTGAATACGCTTATCATAAGTTTGAATTCATAGGCCTTCTTGAGGATTTATTTGGTAAGAATGCCATACAATGACTGACGATACAATGAAATTTAGGTGGGACATTTATTGACAAACCTAAAAAAAGATATATAATGATAGTCAATATGTATTCGAAAAAATGCATTCATATAAATTTGGAATTATATTTATGCTTTTTTTGCAGCGGTTTAAATGCACGTCATCAAAAATCAGAGTTTTTAATCTTACTTGAGGTGAAAAAGATGAAGTTGAACGAAGAAATTAAAAAGCTGAAGGAAAAGAATGATGTGACGATTTTGGCGCATTATTACGTAAGCGGAGACGTACAGGATATTGCAGATTATGTGGGCGATTCTTACTATTTAAGCAAGGTTGCAACTGAGGTTTCACAAAAAACCATATTATTCTGCGGTGTCAAATTTATGGGAGAAAGCGCAAAAATTTTAAATCCGGAAAAGCGTGTTGTAATGGTGGATGAGTCAGCGGATTGTCCTATGGCGCATATGATTGATGAAGAAACAATACAGAGTATAAAAGCAAAGCATGATGATATTGCTGTTGTTTGTTATATTAATTCCAGTGCTGCGATTAAAGCTCTCTCGGATGTATGCGTAACTTCATCCAATGCATTTAAAATTGTATCGAGTTTACCAGAGAAAAACATTTTGTTTATTCCGGATAATAATCTGGGGACATACTTATCTACAAAGATCAAAGAGAAAAATTTTATTTTTCATCAAGGTTACTGTCCTGTTCATCAAGATATACATATGGAAGATGTGATAAGGGCGAAAGAAGAGCACCCAAAGGTTAAAGTTTTAGCTCACCCAGAATGCAGAATTGAGGTACTAAACTTAGCGGATTTTATAGGAAGCACATCTGAGATTATTGATTATGCTACAAAAAGCAGTGATGAAAGTTTTATTATAGCTACGGAGGATGGGATTTTACATCAGCTTGGCAACAAAAATCCCAATAAGACTTTTTATCTTGTGAATGAAAATCAGCAGTGCTTTGGTATGAAGCTGAATACACTTTCTAAGGTTTATGGGATTTTGAATTCCATGGAAAATGAAATATTATTAGATGAAGATTTAAGGCAAAAAGCAAAAGTTCCTTTAACAAAAATGCATGAATTGGCTCAATGATAAAAACGCACCATGTGACTGTTGGCAAGGGGTATTTTGAAAGAAGGTATCGTTGTGATAAAGGAAGCTGATGTTGTTATTGTTGGAAGCGGTGCAGCAGGATTGTATTGTGCTTTGAATATTCCGGATCATTATAAAATTATAGTGATTACAAAGAAGCAGCCGGAGGATAGCGATTCGTTTTTAGCCCAAGGAGGCATTTCTGTCCTAAGGGATAATGATGATTATGATGCATATTTTGAAGATACGTTAAAGGCCGGAAGATATAAAAACAACAAAGATTCAGTTGAGATTCTCATTCGCTCATCTCGCAGTGTCATAGAAGATTTGGTCAGGCTGGGCGTAAATTTTGACCAAGATGGCAGTGATTTTTCTTATACAAGAGAGGGGGCTCACTCCGTCAATAGAATTTTGCACCATAAGGATGTTACCGGTAAGGAAATTACTGAGAAACTACTGGAGCAGGTGAGACACAAAAGCAACATTACAATCGTTCCTTTTGTAACGATGATTGATATTTTGGAGAAGAATCATACATGTACAGGTGTGGTTTTAAAGGACCAAGCAAATACCATTTCTACCATATCCGCCCGAGCGGTAGTTTGGGCAACAGGGGGGATTGGCGGTTTATTTGAGCACTCTACCAATATGAACCATATTACGGGAGATGCTATCGCCATTGCGGTAAAACACAATGTGAAATTAATTGATATGAATTATGTGCAAATTCATCCCACAACCCTATTTTCCAAAGGAGAAGGCAGAAGCTTTTTGATTTCTGAGGCTGTTAGAGGCGAGGGTGCCATACTTTTGAACAAGGATGGACAACGTTTTGTGGATGAATTATTGCCTAGAGATGTTGTAAGTGCGGCAATTTATGAACAAATGAAAAAGGATGGAACGGATTACGTTTATCTATCTATGCAACATATGACTGGGGAAAAGATCAGAGAAAGATTTCCTAATATTTATGAAAAGTGTTTGGAAGAAGGGTATCATTTAGAGACGGATCTTCTTCCGGTTACTCCTGCGCAGCATTATTTTATGGGTGGCGTTCAAATTAATGAGGATGGCAAGACCTCAATGAAGAATTTATTCGCAGTTGGGGAGACAAGCTGTAACGGTGTTCACGGTGCTAACCGCTTGGCTAGCAATTCTCTTTTGGAGGCATTGGTTTTCTCAAAAAGAGCGGCTTTTATGATTGGCGAAGGTCTTAAAAGTGGGGCATTAGAGAATGGAGCAGAAATAATCGACTATACGCAATATAAAAATACAGAAGCCTTGGAAAAGGAATATCACTTATTGGTTTGGAATGAAATAAGCAAAGGAAGTGTTGAATATGCTGGACTGTGTAAGCATGAAGGTTAATGTAGAATATTATATTAAGGCTGCGTTGAAAGAGGATATCACCAGTGAAGATATCACAACAAATGCAATTGTAGACCCAAAAACACAAGGCTGTGCCC is a genomic window containing:
- the phoU gene encoding phosphate signaling complex protein PhoU → MVRSRFDSQLEQLDVEMIKMGALCEEAINASMKAFLENDEAAAKVATEKESDIDRKERDIEALCMRLLLQQQPVARDLRLISSALKMISDMERIGDQAADIAEITAFLKNNDTKSKLHIRDMAAAAIKMVTESVDSFVNKDLKLAKSVMEYDDVLDNLFVEVKQELIDLIGKDKANGELCIDLIMIAKYLERIGDHATNIAEWVEYSITGCHVKMGMEEGNK
- the nadA gene encoding quinolinate synthase NadA yields the protein MKLNEEIKKLKEKNDVTILAHYYVSGDVQDIADYVGDSYYLSKVATEVSQKTILFCGVKFMGESAKILNPEKRVVMVDESADCPMAHMIDEETIQSIKAKHDDIAVVCYINSSAAIKALSDVCVTSSNAFKIVSSLPEKNILFIPDNNLGTYLSTKIKEKNFIFHQGYCPVHQDIHMEDVIRAKEEHPKVKVLAHPECRIEVLNLADFIGSTSEIIDYATKSSDESFIIATEDGILHQLGNKNPNKTFYLVNENQQCFGMKLNTLSKVYGILNSMENEILLDEDLRQKAKVPLTKMHELAQ
- a CDS encoding L-aspartate oxidase, with the translated sequence MKEADVVIVGSGAAGLYCALNIPDHYKIIVITKKQPEDSDSFLAQGGISVLRDNDDYDAYFEDTLKAGRYKNNKDSVEILIRSSRSVIEDLVRLGVNFDQDGSDFSYTREGAHSVNRILHHKDVTGKEITEKLLEQVRHKSNITIVPFVTMIDILEKNHTCTGVVLKDQANTISTISARAVVWATGGIGGLFEHSTNMNHITGDAIAIAVKHNVKLIDMNYVQIHPTTLFSKGEGRSFLISEAVRGEGAILLNKDGQRFVDELLPRDVVSAAIYEQMKKDGTDYVYLSMQHMTGEKIRERFPNIYEKCLEEGYHLETDLLPVTPAQHYFMGGVQINEDGKTSMKNLFAVGETSCNGVHGANRLASNSLLEALVFSKRAAFMIGEGLKSGALENGAEIIDYTQYKNTEALEKEYHLLVWNEISKGSVEYAGLCKHEG
- a CDS encoding HD domain-containing protein yields the protein MITYEEIRKDEGIRTYIRKADESLAALGYTEHSFAHVTKVAESVKYILETLGYTPHEVELGQIAGYLHDIGNLVNRVDHSQSGAVMAFRILDNLDMEPEDIATVVTAIGNHDEGTGIPVNAIAAALILADKSDVRRSRVRNEDKTSFDIHDRVNYSVRKAVLKINEEHSIIKLKLTVDTHYGSVMDYFEIFLGRMILCRKAAEMLGLNFKLMINEQSLV
- a CDS encoding ECF transporter S component, producing MKTKQLVLTAVLLAMCIVFQSMKGISVYLTGSAVNTILVMATLAVGTSSGIFIAVMSPIIAYFMGFTPIMQLVPLMIFVVMIGNLTLVLLAGRGRKEKLPAWLALGAILKAAVLWLLVWYAVLPFFGGAIPEKMVGVVKTTFSMTQFITAAIGCAIAFVIHTRVKHLYVTE
- a CDS encoding ATP-binding protein, with amino-acid sequence MTKRIFRAIFGVAMVMMLSVVVLVLGMMYSYFSVQQQEDLRNQAVYIGAGVQKGGLAYLEQMQNPTDRITWIDGNGVVLFDSKANPNDMENHKERYEVSSALTNGEGFSQRYSRTLSEKTVYFALRLQDGTVIRISTLTTTPLALFFTMTQPLLLILVAAIVLSVLLAFQTAKKITKPINDVDLEQPELAVVYDELTPLLRRIAVQNKQIHRQMRELKCQKQEFDTITSNMQEGLLVLDAQGDVLSYNMGALHLMGINAPRGHISVFQLNRSEGFRRSVESALSGNHWEEKIQIGGRCCQLFANPVVQEDDLAGAILLFFDVTEREEGEKIRREFTANVSHELKTPLTSISGFAEIMKNGMVQGEDVPRFAEKIYDEAQRLIQLVQDIIKLSKLDEKQNGMEKETVDLADLIQQVVKRLEPVAENKGVIFSVSTVPVIFNGVKQVLQEMIYNLCDNAIQYNYENGKVSISLEDNEKEVAITVADTGMGIATVNQSRVFERFYRVNESRSKETEGTGLGLSIVKHGAILHNGKINLKSELKKGTTITLVLPK
- a CDS encoding 4Fe-4S dicluster domain-containing protein, translated to MKGFESNVQYIKYLVNKEVAQRFFHGTLDKSINSYREIAEAIIPGPKAMFRCCIYKERHIIEERVRLVLEPSKDNRVINVLSSACDECPIDRFVVTEACRGCLGHKCQEVCPRNAITIVNHRSYINQALCIECGRCKQACPFNAISEVKRPCIRSCAVGAVQINEEKKAFIDHEKCISCGACVYQCPFGAIVDKPFVLNVLDLIQHSWNNTNYHVYAIVAPAIASQFPAVKLGQVFAAIKELGFYDVIEAAIGGDMVAVAEAKEFEETIDEKGWKTTSCCPAFVDYVRRNYPQFMDHVSTTVSPMIALARAIREKDNKAKVVFIGPCIAKKVEIKQEDLVGAVDYVITFEELMATFDAKGFDLKEFEERNAGEPSYFGRIFGRTGGVAESVVKVAAMEGIEKEIKPIHCNGIDECIKNMKLASFGKLNANLLEGMACKNGCTGGSASLTHDQKGIELLNRYGKEATTESPFEGMNGYDLSVVNMEREFHLKEK
- a CDS encoding response regulator transcription factor, with product MIYLVEDDNSIRELVAYTLHSAGFVAEGFEKPSAFWAAIEKEIPSLILLDLMLPEEDGISILKKLRASSKTKKVPIILLTAKGSEFDKVIGLDNGADDYVAKPFGMMELLARVKALLRRAEGEEESSEHTLGGLSVSQARHEVTVDGKEVILTLKEFELLSLLIENKGKVLTRDQLLNSIWGYGFDGENRTIDVHIRTLRQKLGDWGQNIETVRGVGYKIGGSL